One part of the Algibacter sp. L1A34 genome encodes these proteins:
- a CDS encoding glycosyl hydrolase family 8: protein MKNNYLVLFCFTFVVSLSSNSQISQISFLNANYSYGIQPENIQSTDIYNVYVAWRNAFAEPCTNGRYRIKFDTPSETVSEGIGYGMLLSAYANDRELFDGLWLYYKDFSNSNGVMNWKINECTSVIESNGASDAELDAAYALIVADKHWGSSGTINYKDDALTLISAIKTHEVESGTYVLKPGDAWGGTSNTNISYLSPGYFRVFGIYSNDTVFWNAVTDKSYDILNANLSINNASYNLVSDWCKADGTYSNEVSWADYEGKTYAYNAARTPWRIALDYIWFGDLQAINYTNLCNGFVNAQGGFNQIFPGYSQAGVAMNTEYRDPTFTGAYASAAMSSTSQNFVDSGYSELKTQTTDAYFGSTLRAIYMFALSGNMYNALSETVLSNISETQKTFKLYPNPVLDNLNILFKTSKLRTINVYTINGELLLSNEVNTLQVKIDLSQFNSGLYFLNIDRENFKIIKS, encoded by the coding sequence ATGAAAAATAATTACCTCGTACTTTTCTGCTTCACATTTGTAGTTTCATTAAGTTCTAATTCGCAAATATCACAGATTAGTTTTTTGAATGCAAATTATAGTTATGGAATCCAGCCTGAAAATATTCAATCTACTGATATATACAATGTATATGTTGCATGGAGAAATGCTTTTGCAGAACCATGTACTAATGGGAGGTATCGAATAAAATTTGATACACCATCAGAAACAGTGTCTGAAGGTATTGGTTATGGAATGTTACTTTCTGCTTATGCTAATGATAGAGAATTATTTGACGGATTATGGCTGTATTATAAAGATTTTTCTAATAGTAATGGAGTCATGAATTGGAAAATCAATGAATGTACTTCTGTTATTGAATCAAATGGTGCTTCCGATGCAGAGTTAGATGCAGCTTATGCTTTAATTGTTGCAGATAAACATTGGGGAAGCTCAGGAACTATTAATTATAAAGATGATGCCTTAACTTTAATTAGTGCTATAAAAACACATGAGGTAGAAAGTGGAACTTACGTTTTAAAACCTGGTGATGCTTGGGGAGGAACTAGTAATACCAATATATCTTATTTATCTCCAGGTTATTTTAGGGTTTTTGGAATTTATTCTAATGATACCGTGTTTTGGAATGCTGTAACCGATAAAAGTTACGACATTTTGAATGCAAATTTATCTATAAATAACGCATCATATAATTTAGTGTCCGATTGGTGCAAAGCAGATGGTACATATTCAAACGAAGTATCATGGGCTGATTACGAAGGTAAAACATATGCTTACAATGCCGCAAGAACACCTTGGAGAATAGCTTTAGATTATATTTGGTTTGGAGATTTACAAGCCATTAATTACACTAATTTGTGTAATGGTTTTGTAAATGCTCAAGGCGGTTTTAATCAAATATTTCCTGGTTATTCTCAAGCAGGAGTCGCTATGAATACCGAGTATAGAGATCCAACTTTTACAGGAGCTTATGCCTCTGCGGCAATGTCTTCAACAAGTCAAAATTTTGTAGATAGCGGTTATTCCGAATTAAAAACTCAAACTACAGACGCTTATTTTGGTTCAACTTTAAGAGCTATATATATGTTTGCATTATCTGGAAACATGTATAATGCTTTATCGGAAACTGTTTTGAGTAATATATCTGAGACACAAAAAACATTTAAATTATATCCAAACCCAGTTTTAGATAATTTAAATATTTTATTTAAAACATCTAAGCTTAGAACCATTAATGTATATACAATTAATGGTGAACTTTTACTTTCTAATGAAGTAAATACTTTACAAGTAAAAATAGATTTAAGTCAATTTAATTCAGGTTTGTATTTTTTAAATATTGATAGAGAAAACTTTAAGATTATTAAATCTTAA
- a CDS encoding DUF2461 domain-containing protein produces the protein MSVSVPKSAFTYLKKLEKNNDREWFGDNKAEFQSIQKEIKVFYNALLEALNKHDEIDKLKIFRIYRDVRFSKNKLPYKTHFSGSFQRVKPRLRGGYHVQIKPNNESFIATGFWDPAPADLMRIRKEFEMDDSEIREIISEKLFKKTWGGFVGDEVKTAPRGFNKEDKAIDLIKKKQYIFIKKYTDAEVLDVNFINEVSAAFKVIRPYFDYMSDVLTTDLNGVSLIDN, from the coding sequence ATGAGTGTTTCTGTGCCGAAATCGGCTTTTACATATTTAAAAAAGTTAGAAAAAAATAATGATCGCGAATGGTTTGGCGATAATAAAGCGGAGTTTCAATCCATTCAAAAAGAAATAAAAGTATTTTATAATGCGCTTCTAGAAGCTTTAAACAAACATGATGAAATTGATAAACTTAAAATTTTTAGAATTTACAGAGATGTAAGATTTTCTAAAAATAAATTACCATATAAAACACATTTTAGCGGTTCTTTCCAAAGAGTGAAACCTAGGTTACGTGGTGGTTACCATGTACAAATTAAACCAAATAATGAAAGTTTTATTGCTACAGGTTTTTGGGATCCTGCTCCCGCCGATTTAATGCGTATTAGAAAAGAGTTTGAAATGGACGACTCGGAAATTCGTGAGATTATTAGTGAAAAGTTGTTTAAAAAAACTTGGGGTGGTTTTGTTGGAGATGAAGTAAAAACAGCGCCACGCGGATTTAATAAAGAGGATAAAGCCATCGATTTAATTAAAAAGAAACAATACATTTTTATTAAGAAATATACCGATGCTGAAGTTTTAGATGTTAATTTTATAAATGAGGTAAGTGCTGCATTTAAAGTGATTCGACCTTATTTTGATTATATGAGTGATGTGTTAACCACTGATTTAAATGGGGTATCTTTAATAGATAATTAA
- a CDS encoding glyoxalase, translating into MNSRDFNLKNIRPEILTATINDAMSADERFQNLVLRPCIKMQNDLLIAAFRNYIVKHKSIFYGLSLEKRMDYMENAIQKNMKFRNSLKGMIIGVFTVEEYLIYTENSSALNKRMMNIVKERLLSNIQLFEKPELLKAV; encoded by the coding sequence ATGAATTCAAGAGACTTTAATTTAAAGAACATTCGTCCAGAGATTTTAACAGCAACTATAAACGATGCCATGTCTGCAGACGAGCGTTTCCAAAACTTAGTGCTTCGCCCATGCATTAAAATGCAAAACGATTTATTGATTGCCGCTTTCAGGAATTATATAGTAAAGCATAAATCGATTTTTTACGGTTTATCGTTGGAAAAACGTATGGATTATATGGAAAATGCTATCCAAAAAAATATGAAATTTCGGAATTCTTTAAAAGGGATGATTATTGGCGTTTTTACAGTTGAAGAATATTTAATTTATACTGAAAACTCGTCGGCTTTAAATAAACGCATGATGAATATTGTGAAAGAAAGATTATTAAGTAATATTCAACTTTTTGAAAAACCAGAATTACTTAAAGCAGTTTAG